GAGCTGCGTCGCATAAACCTCCCGGATCAGCCTCTCCACCTGCTCCGTCATCGCATTGAAGCTATCCCCGATGTAAGCAAGCTCGTCTTTCGTACTAACGACAATGCGGGTTTTGAAATCGCCGTTGCGCACCTTGTGCAGCCCCTTCACGAGCTGCTTCAGCGGCCGCAGCAAGTTTCCCGTAGACAGCACGATGAGAACGCTGCTGAGCATCACGCTGATCAAACCCGAATATACGATTTGCCGGGAAATGCTCCGGTTTTTCTGATGAACGCCCTCAAGCGACGTTGCACTGAGCAGTTGAAAGGAATACGCCGCAGAACGGCTCTGCGCATAGATCTGGTCATTGACAAAGTACAACCCTCCGGCATCATTTGCATCCTGAAGATCAGGGAGTATTTCCGCACCCCAGGAAGTGCTGCTGTAAATGAGTTCGTGAACGGGGTTGTATAAAAATACTTCGTCCGCATCGTCCTTCAGCAGCCCCTTGAACGACTTGGCGAAAAAGGATTCGTCGATGGTGATGACCAGCATACCGTAGGTTTGCAGCAGGCTGTTCTTCATCAAGCGGGCGGCGATGACCGACTGGCGATAACCGCTGGGTTCCATGGAGCTCGGCAAGGGCAGGCTCATCCATAACAGGTCCCCGGAGGTTTCGTTGATTCGGGAGCGAATCTTCGCGTAAACGTCCCTGTCGAGCGGCTTGATGACGGAAGTATTGAAGCTGAAATAGGAAGGGATTCCTTTCAGGTCGTACAAATACATGCCCGTGATGTAGGGGGCGTCCAGTTTGATTTGATACAGCTGATCTTCGATCTGCTTCTTGTCGGCATACAGCGCGTACGGGTCTCCGACCGATGTCATGGCGTCAATGCTCTTGATTCTGTTTTCAATCAAAGGATTAAATACGATCGCTTGCGATATGCGATAAATTTCCTGGACATTCAACTCCAGCTTCGCCATAGCATCTTCATTCGTGCGTAAATACTGCTTGCCGATCTCATCCTTAAGCAGATCCATGCTGTTTTGGTAGGTCAAATAACCGGCAATGCCGGAGGAGAGCAGGATGATGCACGACAAGCTGAGAATAAGCTTGATCTTGAAGCTGCGGTTAATGCTGACAAACAGCCTGGATACAACCTCCATGCCTTTCCTCCCTGCGTAATCATGAGCCTTGGTCTAATTATTGTAAGCATGTTTTATTATCAGAGTATTAAGCTTCGCCTGAATTCCCGACCATCGGCGGTCCTAAGGGGGATCTTTGAATATCGCAAAAACTTTATTATTTGATGTCAAATTTGCTAAAATGGAAGGAACATTTGGGAAACCGTATCGGGAGGAAATCATTATGTCCGCTGTCATCGATAAAATCGCCTGGATTCACATAATCGACGGCCGTATCTTGGGAGCGCGGTCCGTGGGGAAAACCGCTTTTTATTTTCCGGGAGGAAAACGGGAAACGGGGAAAACGGATACGGAAACACTTCTGCGGGAAATCGAGGAGGAGCTGACCGTTCGGCTGAAAAAGGAAACGATCGAGTACTTCGGCACTTTCGAGGCGCAGGCGGACGGCAAGCCGGAGGGGCAGCTTGTGCGCATGACTTGTTACACCGCCGATTACTCAGGGGAGCTGTCCCCGGCTTCCGAAATCGCCGAAATCGCTTGGTTAACCTACGAGGACCGGGAGCGTGTGTCCGCGGTGAACAAGATCATTTTCGACCGGCTCCGCGAGATGAAGCGGATTGCGCCTTATTTGTAAGGACCTTCAAGACCGATGGACCGGCTTTCTATACAACCGGAATTCCAATTCGAATGGAAAAAGGGTCAACCGAAGCGGTTGACCCCATACTTTCAGACTAAAATCCCTCTGCGTGTTTTCGGCGACTGAACGCCGGAGCTGCCACCAATCGGATGCCCCGATGCGGAAATAGCCCGTTCCCTTCCACACGTCCAGATCTGTTCAATTCAGCGAGCATGACTACATCTGCAACAACTTTAAGCGCCTTTCACCGTCGCCATCGGCTTGCACTTGGCCACAACATGAGCCAAACCCGCCCCGACGACGCTATCGATAATTTGATCCACATCCTTATAAGCTTGCGGCGATTCATCCAAAATCGATTCCAACGATTTCTGGTTGACCACGATCTCCTCGTCCGTTCCGACTTTCAGCGATGACGAAAACTCGTTCAGCGTTACCAATTTCTTCGTCGCGCTGCGCGAGCGGATTCGTCCTGCCCCATGACAGATGGAATAAAAATTGTCCCTTCCGCCGGGAGCTCCTACCATGATGTAGGAAGCGGTCCCCATCGAACCCGGGATCAACGCGGGATGCCCCGTTTCCACATACGGCTCCGGATTGTCCGGGTGGCCCGGCGGGAGCGCCCGGGTAGCTCCTTTTCGATGGACGAAAAAGGACTGTCCTTCATGCTCCTCTTCCCATGCGTAGTTATGCATAAGATCGTATAACGTCGTCATCTCGAATTTATGGCCGAATACGTCTTTGCCCGCCTCCCGGACGGCGTAGGCAATAAGATGCCGGTTCACGACGGCGTAATTCAAAGCGGAGTACATCAGATTCACGTACTTCCGGGCCAGCGGATGTTCGAGCGGAGCGAACAGCAGCTTCGGGTCAGCCGTGCCGAGCCCTTCCGCACGCATCATTTTCGCCAAGAGACTGCCGCAGTATTGGCTGACGGAGCCGCCCCACGCCCGTGATCCCGAGTGGATCATAACCGCCGCCTGCCCGTCGAACATTCCCCATTTCCCGGCAATCTCCCGCCGTTCTTCGGCAATTTCAACGGACTGAATCTCGACAAAATGGTTGCCGTTGCCCAGCGTTCCAAGCTGGCGGTGCGAACGGTGCCACACCTGCTCCGGGAACAGGTCCAGCGCCTCTTCGTCCAGATGGAATTTGCTCCGCTCCACATGGGTCAGCGACGTCGCCTTGCGCGGCGTGTAGCCGTCCGGGATATATTTTTTCGGCAGCCCGTGAAGCCCTTTTTTCACCACATGCTCCAGCCGAATGTCCGAGAAATGCCCCCTCGCATGGTCCTCAATCGGCAAATATTTTTCAATCGCCTTGACCAGCTTGCGCCGCAGCTTTACGTCCTTCAGCTCATCCTTATGCAGGTTGGTTAAATGAACCCTCATGCCGCAGCCGATATCGCTCCCGACGATCGAAGGCGATACGTAGCCGCCAGAGGTGTTCCACACCGCCGTAGTACCGATGCACGTCCCTACGCCAACATGCACGTCGGGGGTATAACTCATATACACTTGGTTCGGAATTTGCAGGTTGTTGTTTGCCATCTCGAACACTTTGTAATCCAACGATTTAAACAGGTCCTCGCCTGCATACACATGCACAACCCCCGAGGGGAGCTGTACTTGCCGGTAAAATTGTTCTATCATAAACGATTTCTTTCCTCTCCGATTTTTTTTGAACGCAAAAAAAGCCATAGACCCGCATCGTCCATGGCCGACTGGTAAACAAAGCAAATAGGCGCGCAATTCCCCCTATTTGGCCGTCATACGTCCGCTGAGACCGATGGAATGAAGCTTTTTGCAGTTGTCGTGGTATAGGTTTTGAATGCAAATCATTGTCATCGGCCTCCTTTTCATTGAATTACCAACATCTTACTTGCTGCAGCCTCTGGTCGTCAATAAGCTTCGGGAGGAAAGATTGAGTAAAAACGATTACTCCTGTTCGGACAGATCATTTATCATGGCTTCCCTTGTCTCTATGATCCGCTCCGTCAGTCGGTCCAACCGCTCTTTGATCAAAATAACGTCCGAGTACTCGCGGGGGATGCTTTCGAATCCGTAATAAACGCCGGCTATCCCGCCTGTAATTGCGGCGATCGTATCGGTATCTCCTCCGACATTTGCCGCCCGTTGAACGGCTTCAGTGAACGATCCGCTCGTAAGCAGGATGTGAAGCACCCAACGAAACGTATGAACGACAAAGCCGCTCGGTTCACAGGCAGGTTCATCTTCGAGCAAATCCTCGTATTCCGTATCCGCAATTTCACTCCCGATAGCGTTGGCTAACGACTCGCCGTTTAAAAGTCTAAAGACGATTCGATTGTATATTTCGCAGGCTTGATTGCACCGCTCGTCATAGTGTGTCATTTTCGACTGCATGCGAGATATCTTTTCAATATCCGTGACATTGGGATATATTAACCCGACGGGGAGACAACGCATGAGCGACCCGTTTCCGGCGCTTTGCCCCAGATCCAGATCTGCGAGAAAAGCGGCCTCATACCAATTTCCCTTATAGGTGCCAAGTACTCTGCGAATGATATTCCCAATATCTTTGGGATTCGATCGATACCACTCAAGAAACCTTTCGCCAATAGCCGTCATAGGATTGTGGGGATTCTCGAGGATTCCTTCGGCTACACACAACGTCATCATCGTATCGTCGGTCACTTCCCCCGGCGTCAGGTCCCAAACCCCTCCACCGATCATTTTTGTGAGGTAACCGTGAGTTTGCTGAATTTCTTTGCGGGTCATAAACTCCGTCGTCCCGCCCAGCGCATCCCCGACAGCTACGCCATAAAGCCCGCCTTTGATTTTGGTGTAGAGGTTCATTCGATCGCTCCTTTGAAACATCATCTCTCATTCCTCTCGCGATTCAGTTTCGGTTCCAATTCGGGTTAAAACGGTACAACTTGGACGGACGATGCCCCGCATCCTTTGTAAATTCATTCGTTTCCGTCACCATTGCTGCAATTTTTCTTCGGAACGCCGCCGCCAAAAGCTCTTTTCCCAGTATCACCTCGTAAACCTGCTGAAGCTCGGATAAAGTGAATAGCGGCGGCATCAGATTAAAGGCGATATCCGTATATTCAATCTTGTTTCGCAGGCGCTCAATGCCGTATTCGATAATTTTCGCATGATCGAATGCAAGCCCCTGCGACTCTACGATCTCGCGGCTTATTCTCGATGAACGACCGACGGTGGTCTGTACGATTTTTACGGTGGCAGTCAATATCTCGGATTCGTTCTGAAGGGCGATTTTCACGAGTTTCTCGATTTCACGGCCTTCACTCAAGTTGGTTTTTTTCTCTTGAAACACCTCGTATGTTACTTCGAACCACTTCGCATCTTCCGCGTCATCCCCGGCCTGAATATCCATTTCAGTTCGATCCGCAAGAGCCATGTAAGAGCAGCTAATGACCCGCGTTCGCGGATCGCGATTGACGTCTCCCCACGTAAATAATTGCTCCATGTACACATTGTCGATGTTGGTTTCGCTCTTCAATTCGCGCTGCGCAGCATCATCAATACTTTCGTGAACGGACACGAACCCTCCGGGCAATGCCCACCGGCCAAGAAACGGGTGCTCCCCCCTCTTGATAAGCAGCAGCTGCAACGATTTTTCCGAAAGCTTCCTGTAGTTATCCTGCTCTTTATCCATAACGGTAAAAATAAGCATATCCACCGTAACGGAAGGACGTTCATAGATACTTGCATCATACGACTGTAAGTACTCCTTCTCGGTCAGTCCATTCCGGTCACGGAGCACCGATAGATCCGTCATCATTTATCACCCGATACACATAATTTGTTATTATCATTTTGTTAATATCTACTTGTTATTATATATCGGTTACTCGGTAATTTGTCAATACTCGCGGAGGCAAAAGTTGGAGGGATCTTCAGCTTGAAAATTCAAGGATCGGACGAATCACGCGTTATGGCAAAGGCGGGCATGAAAGGCTGGGAATTCCGGAAGGAAGCGTAATGACCGTTGAATTTGAGCTGGACGGACAGCAATTCGTCGCGTTAAACGGCGGTCCGCATTTCAAATTCAACGAAGCCATTTCGTTTATCATTCATTGCGAGGATCAAGAAGAATTGGACTATTATTGGGAGATACTCCAGAAGGTGGAGATAAAAAGCTCAGGTGTGCGGCTGGCTGAAGGACAAGTTCGGCGTATCGTGGCAAATTATCCCTGCCAATTTATCCGAAATGATCAGCGACACCGACCCGAAAAAGTCGGAAAGAGTAACTAAAGCTTTGCTCCAAACGAAAAGCAAAATTGACATAAACGCTTTATTGCAGGCGTATAAGGGTAGCCATCCATAAAAAAGCGGATGGGGATACCCCCCAAGGGAAGCTCCCATCCGCTTTTATTTTCCTTCCTCGCCCTCCGGCTCGACCAGCCGGTGCCTGTACCACTTCTCCCCACGAAAACGCAGCAAAAAGATCGTGCCCCGCACGCCCCATTCGAGCTGCATCGCAAGCCAAACCCCGATCACACCGAGCCTAAGAACGATACCGAACACATATCCGAGCACGACCCGGAACAGCCACATCGACAGCATCGACATCATTGAAGTGAACCGGGAATCGCCCGCCGCCCGCAGCGCCGCCGGCAGCAGGAAGCTGATCGGCCAGAGCGGGATTTGAGCGATCGCGTTGATCAAGGTCAGCGTGAAAAGCTCGTCCACAATCTCTTCCGGCGGGTGGAACAGCCCGACAAGCGGCCTGTACAGCGGAAGGAGAATCGCGGTCATCAGGACAAAAGAAACGGACGCCAGCCACAGAAACGACTTCGTGAATTTCCGCGCATCCCGGATATTTCCCCTGCCGATGCACTGCCCGACCACCGTGACCGTCGTCGTCGATAACGCGGCCGGCGCAATCTGGTACACCATCGCAAAGGTCGAGCCGATCGCATTGACCGCGATAGCATAAGTGCCCAGGCTGACGATGAAAATTTGGGTCAAAATTTTGCCCCCATTAAAAAACATCTGCTCCGCGGCGAAGGGCAAGCCGACGAACAATATTTTTTTGAACATCGCCATATTGAGATAAAAGGCGTCCCGAATGCGGAATCGCAGGCTGTCGTCCAACCGGACGAGATAATAAATCGCGCAGATAGCGGCCAAATAACGGGAAACATTCACCGCCACGGTCATGCCAAGCACGCCCATATCCAGCACGTTGATGAAGACGACGTTTAAAAACACATAGGAAAAGTTCATGATCAAAGACAGCGTCAAGGTTACCTTCGTCTTGCCGATGCCGCGAAGCGCGCCGCTGATCGCTTCTTTGATCGCAATGCCGACAAACGAGATGCCGTTGCCCACGAGATAAACTCCGGCATGATCAAATACGTCCGCCTCCGCCGATCCGAACAGCAGCTTTAGAATCGGATGGAAAAAGAGCACGATGAGCACGCTGATGCACAGCGCAAACAACGTGACGGCGGAAATCGTGCTGGAGGCGGCCTTGGTCACCATGGAATCGTTGCCGCTTCCTTTATACTGCGCCACAACGACCGTTCCCCCGGTCGCCACGGCGACAAAGACGTTGATCAGAAAAATATTGACCGAGTCGACCATATTGACCGCGCTGACCGCCGCCACACCCGACGAGCTGATCATGGCGGTGTTCACCAGACTGAGGCATACCAGGAAAGCCTGGTCCACCAAAATCGGCGTAAACAAAGATACGATTTGCCGGTAGTCGATCGACTCTCCGGAAAAGTATTTTTCCAACAACGCATGCATTCGGGTTTTAGTATTGGATGATCCCATAGCCGTCACCTGTCATCCGAAAAAGTGCGCAGCCGCCGGAGCGACGGGAATACATACATCCACAGACCGGCCACCGCAATCGTTCCGATGCCGCCGATGAACGTGGCGTTAACGGCTCCGAGAAGCCCGGCCATCATGCCCGACTCGAATTCGCCGAGCTGGTTGGAGGTGCCGATGAACAGCGAGTTGACCGCATTCACCCGGCCCCGCATCTCGTTCGGCGTATTCAGCTGCACCAGCGTAGAGCGGATCACGACGCTGATCACGTCCGAGGCGCCGATCAAAAACAACGCGATCAGCGACACGTACAGGCTCGTCGAAAGCGCAAAAAGGATCGTCGACGCTCCGAAAACCCCCAAGGCCCCGAACAAGGTCGGTCCGAGCGCCCTTCTCAGCGGATAATGCGCGAGCACGAGCGACATAAGCAAAGCCCCGACCGCCGGCGCCGTACGCAGCAGTCCGAGCCCCCAAGGCCCCGTATGTAAAATATCCCGCGCAAAAATCGGCAAAAGCGCCGTCGCTCCGCCCAAGAGTACCGCAAACAGATCGAGCGATATCGTGCCCAGGATCACCTTATGGCGAATGACGAAGGCGAGTCCGGAAAACAGGGAGCGCAGCGACATCGGCTCCACCCTTCGTTCGCTCCGTTCCATGCGGACCCAGCCGATCAGAGCGGCCGCCGCCGCAAGCGCCACCGCCGACGTGACGTACACCGTCGACGGCCCGAGCGCAAAGAGCAGCCCGCCCAGCGTCGGGCCAAGGATCTGCGCCGTTTGCCCGGCCGACGCCGACCAGGCGGACGCCTGCTGGAGCAGCTCCTTCGGCACCAGCTCCGGCACGAGCGCGGACAACGTCGGCCCTTCGAAGGCGCGACAGGCGCCGATCACGGCGGCGGCCAGCAAAATTTGCTCGCGCCCGAGCCAGCCGGCATGGTTGCCGACGACGAGAAACGCAGCGACGGCCCCTTCGCACAGCTGGCAGATGAGCACGATTTTTCGCCGGTCGAACCGGTCCGCCGCATGCCCCACCAGCAGCGTCAGCAGCAGCATCGGCACAAACTGGGCCAGTCCGACAAGCCCGAGACTGAAAGCATCGTCCGTCAGCACGTACATTTGCCATCCGATCGCCACCGACAGCATCTGGAACGAAGTCGTCGACAAGATGCGGGCCGCCCATGCTTTGGCGAAAGACGGCAGGCGAATGACGGATGGACTTTCGGAAGGTAACAAAATCCGCTCACGACCTTTCTATGGTTAGCACAATCACGTGGAAGAGTAGAAAAGGTTCTCGTCCTTACTTTACCACGGATGAGCGGATTATGCTTACAAAAAATTAACATTCGCAGGTTTGAGCCGTAAGGCGAAGAGGTAAGGCGTTGAACGTTCCATTATCCAATAAAGCAGCCTATTACATGGCAGTCGCTTTTTATTGTATCGGCATCGCCGCATCCGTTTATATGGTCTATCAACTGAATATGCTTGGCGTAAAAGGCCTCTCCTGGATACCGGTCTTGTCCTGCATCATCTCGACAATAGCCGTACTAACCAGAATGAGCATGTTTGGTTTTATCGCTTCGTTCGTTTCTTTTCCGCTCGCAGGCGGTTTGTTTGCTCCCCAAACGTTTTTGCTCGGCGTTGTTTTTTTGGCAAATCTTTTTATAAGCATCTTGTTACTGTTGGGAAAAATCGGCAAATCGCAAACTTCTTCTTAGCTCACTTCCGCGCTATTTATCGTTGCAGGCCTTCGGCTGCGCACCCCATGGTCAGATGGACAAACGGCACCGGGTTACCCCAACAAACGGCTTCCTCTAACGTTTCATCTTGTAATCAAAACGATCCGGACATTGAGTCGATTCTCCTTTTCAATATTGTCTCTTTATTCGGACGACCAAGAAGGGATTCGTCATTCAAATAAAGAATCTCCCATACGGGTTCTTCCGGAATCGTAATGAAGCAGAACGCGGAAACCGTCCCCCACTTAAGCTACCCGAACAAACGATCCCGATCATTTCGAGCGGCTGCAGAGGACTGCAATAGCATCGATTTTATCGGTTGATTAAGCATAAAAATACCTCCGTATCCAACATAACACGGAGGTATAATCTTTCGATATATGGTTTGTATGGAAACGCAGGCAACGGCTTCCGCTGCCATCCCTTCGAATCAAAGCGAGGAACTTCGAGCTCAGGGTTCTCCATTTGTTCTTTCCCATTTGTTATATTTAAAAGCGTAACAAATATGAACTATTAATGTAACAGACAGCACAAGCACGATTATATGTAGCAAGTCAATTAGTAGATACTCATGTTTCGCGATTCCCGTAAGTGTCCACCAAAATATAGGTGGTCCCTGTATAATGATAGATGCTACCCCAAATATAAGTAAAACTACGGCTATTATTTTTTTTAATATTACATTTTTGTAAAGAAGAGATATAGTCAAAATCGATACGAGTACCCCTAGTAGAAGACCTACGTTAGCCCATCGCCTAACATAACCATCTTCCGAACCTTGTTCCATTCCTAAAAAGGAAAAATCAAAAACATTTAACTTATAACACGAAGCTAATATAATTGATGCGATCCCGAGTGAACAAGAATACGTTATCAACTTTTTCATATCTCTCCTCCTCATTACTTCCTAAATTTATTCTACATGATAATTTCTTACACTTCCATGACGAAAGGCGCACCACATCGTGATGCGCCTTCCGTTTAAATATCACTTATTAAGTTCTTCAAGTTTCCAAGAGAGACCCATAGGACGAATGTCATGCTCAGTGCTTTCAGTATCTGCTGTTTCTACTGCGTAAACCTCTGCATCGTTTTGTACATTATTTAAATCAGCAACAGAGCCTTCTCCCTCAATTTCAATGAATCCTTTGAAGGAATAATCCTTGCTATTGATGATTTTGTTTAAAGATTCATCAGTAAGTTCTGTGGTAGCAATAGTTACACGTTCACCAAGATTATTAATACCACGGGCATATATTACAGATGCTTTGAGATTATGCTTGGAAATAGTTTCTTTGATCTTTTTGGCAGTTACCGGGGTATTAAAGGTAACCGTGAACTCCTCCTTTACTTTTTGGTTCCTATTATCTTTTTTACTCGTCTTTTTATCTAGAAGATCTCTGTGTTTCTTTTTATAATCTTCCAATTGTTTTCTGTTCGTAATATCATCGTAAGCTTTACTAACTTTAGCCTTCTTTGACTTAGAATGGGTATCAACTTCTACTTTATTTGACAAAATACCTACTGTTTTTGCCGCTTTTGTAGAATTTGATGAGGATACATTGCTTGTTTTAAAATTGTTAAAATATTCGCCTTGCAAAGCAGGACCTGTCGTATTTACACCTGGAACGTTGTTATAGTCTCCGCCAGGGTATAAAGGAGGGATACTTTGAGAGGCATAAGTGATTAAGTATGGATTAGCTGATGAGTTTAGTATTCTAAAATTCGCAGTATAGTTGTAGCGTGTCCAGTCACTCAAAGCTCCACGGCTTACAACTTCAACTTCCTCGTTTCTTCCATATCCCGGTGTTGTACTAGATTCATCTTCCTGGTCATCTTCGAAGTCGAATTTAGGATCGGGTAGAGTCGTAGTGGCGGAATATCCGTTAAGGGAATGAGTGGTTCCGTCTTCCTTCAGATCAAGGGTAAGATATCTACCATATGCTTTTTCGTAATTGTCTATTTGTGCTGGAGACCAGTAAATGCCTTCCAGTGCCGTATAAATATAATTGTCTCCCGCGCTGTAAGAAGCAACGAAATTTCCCGCATTAGGCCTATCCCAATCTGATGGATCAGTATTCACGCTAAGAGCTTTTGTTGCTGTTCCTGCAAAAGCAGTAGGTGCCATGGTAAGGCACAACGTAGTCGCGATAGCGCAAGAAAGAACTTTAAATTTTTTCATAACTTACCTCCAAAATTTATTTTATAACACTACTATAATCTACCATATTTGGATAAAATATAGAATAGTCCATTATTCCCTTTTATTGTAGTTTTATGTCATGTTTCTTAAAATTGTCTATATATGTTATAAAATAGCATATTGATCCAATAGAGGCAAATCACAGCTACCTTGGTATTTAGGGGAAAAAACAAGTGTTTGTAACAGGCTACAAAGTACTGTAGCTTGCTGTCGATAGCAGACGTTCCTTAAAAACTAACCCAACTTTCCGCCATTAGTCGGATGAAGCCTTGATTTGATTGGGTTTTCAAAATTTTATTGGTCACTACAATCTTTTTGCAACCACCGTATGTTTGCGTTTGAGCGGATCTTTGATATCGAGCAATCGATAGATTTCCTGATGAGCGCTTTCCGGCGAACTCGAAACCCGAATGTGGTGAATCTGGTCCTGAGCATCGGTGAGCATGATCGTGCTGCGTTGATGCGTGGATAATACGTTGCGCACCGTTGACCAACGGCGGTGATCATCTTGCTCGATGAGCGTCTTCTCGATGCTTATGAGCAAGTGATACGCCAGCACGGAAATAAACAAGTGACCTTCCGTCCGACTCTTTTGCTGATGGTAAACAGGACGCATACCCAAATCCGTCTTCAGCGAACGAAACGCTTCTTCGACTTGCGTAAGCGTCGTGTACAGTCGCCAAATGTCTGCCGCCGCCAAGTCCTGATGACTGGTTTCAATCACGTAACAACCGGTCAATGTTTGACGTTTGGCGCGGCTTTCTTTCTTGACGTAAGTGACAGCCGTCACCTTCTTCTTTGCCTCATCGAGCTGCAGTACGATGTCGTAGTGAGCAGCGATGCTCGGGTATCGCTCTTTCAGTCGACCGACCCGTTCGCCAACCTTTTCGACAAGTTGAATGTTGCCTTTGGCAACGGACATCTGTAAGCGGACCAGGTCCTGCAGGAAACGCTCTTCCTTGAGCGCGTCCATCGCTTGTTCTTTCTGTTCCCGTCCGGCGCTCAGGCAGAGTACCCGTGAGCCGTTCTCCCACGGGATTTTTTTGACAAAAACCGTCTCGGAGGTGACGTCATTGCCGATGGGTTCGAATGTGTTTCTGGCCTGTTCGAATTCCTGCACATACTCTTTCTCGACAGCCCGGCGCTCGACCACCAGATAAGGATAACCGCCGGATTTGAGCAACTGGATATTGTCCTTGGTGGCAATCCCCCGATCCATGACGATCGTCGGCCGCTCTTGGGCAAACAGATGCGGTTCTTCCGGTGTGTACAGGCGATCCAGAATGTCCGGCAGCGTTTTCGGTTCGGATTGGTTGCCGCCATAAATGCGGCTAAAGATCGGAAAACCCCGGTGATCCACCACGAGCGCCAGCGTCACCAGCGGCCGGTCAG
The window above is part of the Paenibacillus hamazuiensis genome. Proteins encoded here:
- a CDS encoding sensor histidine kinase encodes the protein MEVVSRLFVSINRSFKIKLILSLSCIILLSSGIAGYLTYQNSMDLLKDEIGKQYLRTNEDAMAKLELNVQEIYRISQAIVFNPLIENRIKSIDAMTSVGDPYALYADKKQIEDQLYQIKLDAPYITGMYLYDLKGIPSYFSFNTSVIKPLDRDVYAKIRSRINETSGDLLWMSLPLPSSMEPSGYRQSVIAARLMKNSLLQTYGMLVITIDESFFAKSFKGLLKDDADEVFLYNPVHELIYSSTSWGAEILPDLQDANDAGGLYFVNDQIYAQSRSAAYSFQLLSATSLEGVHQKNRSISRQIVYSGLISVMLSSVLIVLSTGNLLRPLKQLVKGLHKVRNGDFKTRIVVSTKDELAYIGDSFNAMTEQVERLIREVYATQLSEREAQLQSIQAQLNPHFLHNLFNEIYWKLILQNQKETAALIKSVSETMNYSLMPVRSFTTVREELEHLKHYLKLQAELFESDLQISIRIDEDAMDGIMLRFLLQPLVENVFVHAFRNKTADKAFGLRVWKAEGELKIEVSDNGDGIDEERLSQIMNSDYGGMPVRQRAQRRESLGIRSVRKRIELVYGPPYGLHIESAPDAGTRIRLSLPYEEYRSGGEEVAGR
- a CDS encoding NUDIX hydrolase gives rise to the protein MSAVIDKIAWIHIIDGRILGARSVGKTAFYFPGGKRETGKTDTETLLREIEEELTVRLKKETIEYFGTFEAQADGKPEGQLVRMTCYTADYSGELSPASEIAEIAWLTYEDRERVSAVNKIIFDRLREMKRIAPYL
- a CDS encoding RtcB family protein, which gives rise to MIEQFYRQVQLPSGVVHVYAGEDLFKSLDYKVFEMANNNLQIPNQVYMSYTPDVHVGVGTCIGTTAVWNTSGGYVSPSIVGSDIGCGMRVHLTNLHKDELKDVKLRRKLVKAIEKYLPIEDHARGHFSDIRLEHVVKKGLHGLPKKYIPDGYTPRKATSLTHVERSKFHLDEEALDLFPEQVWHRSHRQLGTLGNGNHFVEIQSVEIAEERREIAGKWGMFDGQAAVMIHSGSRAWGGSVSQYCGSLLAKMMRAEGLGTADPKLLFAPLEHPLARKYVNLMYSALNYAVVNRHLIAYAVREAGKDVFGHKFEMTTLYDLMHNYAWEEEHEGQSFFVHRKGATRALPPGHPDNPEPYVETGHPALIPGSMGTASYIMVGAPGGRDNFYSICHGAGRIRSRSATKKLVTLNEFSSSLKVGTDEEIVVNQKSLESILDESPQAYKDVDQIIDSVVGAGLAHVVAKCKPMATVKGA
- a CDS encoding ADP-ribosylglycohydrolase family protein — its product is MNLYTKIKGGLYGVAVGDALGGTTEFMTRKEIQQTHGYLTKMIGGGVWDLTPGEVTDDTMMTLCVAEGILENPHNPMTAIGERFLEWYRSNPKDIGNIIRRVLGTYKGNWYEAAFLADLDLGQSAGNGSLMRCLPVGLIYPNVTDIEKISRMQSKMTHYDERCNQACEIYNRIVFRLLNGESLANAIGSEIADTEYEDLLEDEPACEPSGFVVHTFRWVLHILLTSGSFTEAVQRAANVGGDTDTIAAITGGIAGVYYGFESIPREYSDVILIKERLDRLTERIIETREAMINDLSEQE
- a CDS encoding NUDIX hydrolase; this translates as MTDLSVLRDRNGLTEKEYLQSYDASIYERPSVTVDMLIFTVMDKEQDNYRKLSEKSLQLLLIKRGEHPFLGRWALPGGFVSVHESIDDAAQRELKSETNIDNVYMEQLFTWGDVNRDPRTRVISCSYMALADRTEMDIQAGDDAEDAKWFEVTYEVFQEKKTNLSEGREIEKLVKIALQNESEILTATVKIVQTTVGRSSRISREIVESQGLAFDHAKIIEYGIERLRNKIEYTDIAFNLMPPLFTLSELQQVYEVILGKELLAAAFRRKIAAMVTETNEFTKDAGHRPSKLYRFNPNWNRN
- a CDS encoding VOC family protein; its protein translation is MCGWLKDKFGVSWQIIPANLSEMISDTDPKKSERVTKALLQTKSKIDINALLQAYKGSHP
- a CDS encoding MATE family efflux transporter; this encodes MGSSNTKTRMHALLEKYFSGESIDYRQIVSLFTPILVDQAFLVCLSLVNTAMISSSGVAAVSAVNMVDSVNIFLINVFVAVATGGTVVVAQYKGSGNDSMVTKAASSTISAVTLFALCISVLIVLFFHPILKLLFGSAEADVFDHAGVYLVGNGISFVGIAIKEAISGALRGIGKTKVTLTLSLIMNFSYVFLNVVFINVLDMGVLGMTVAVNVSRYLAAICAIYYLVRLDDSLRFRIRDAFYLNMAMFKKILFVGLPFAAEQMFFNGGKILTQIFIVSLGTYAIAVNAIGSTFAMVYQIAPAALSTTTVTVVGQCIGRGNIRDARKFTKSFLWLASVSFVLMTAILLPLYRPLVGLFHPPEEIVDELFTLTLINAIAQIPLWPISFLLPAALRAAGDSRFTSMMSMLSMWLFRVVLGYVFGIVLRLGVIGVWLAMQLEWGVRGTIFLLRFRGEKWYRHRLVEPEGEEGK
- a CDS encoding MFS transporter — encoded protein: MLPSESPSVIRLPSFAKAWAARILSTTSFQMLSVAIGWQMYVLTDDAFSLGLVGLAQFVPMLLLTLLVGHAADRFDRRKIVLICQLCEGAVAAFLVVGNHAGWLGREQILLAAAVIGACRAFEGPTLSALVPELVPKELLQQASAWSASAGQTAQILGPTLGGLLFALGPSTVYVTSAVALAAAAALIGWVRMERSERRVEPMSLRSLFSGLAFVIRHKVILGTISLDLFAVLLGGATALLPIFARDILHTGPWGLGLLRTAPAVGALLMSLVLAHYPLRRALGPTLFGALGVFGASTILFALSTSLYVSLIALFLIGASDVISVVIRSTLVQLNTPNEMRGRVNAVNSLFIGTSNQLGEFESGMMAGLLGAVNATFIGGIGTIAVAGLWMYVFPSLRRLRTFSDDR